A window from Drosophila subobscura isolate 14011-0131.10 chromosome O, UCBerk_Dsub_1.0, whole genome shotgun sequence encodes these proteins:
- the LOC117896941 gene encoding uncharacterized protein LOC117896941 encodes MFFKTSTLLLALVALAAAAPISGIAPSASLIDFMMNSKSLRTATTLNMHCFDWYLPILKGHSDQYEENYKICSEKFNAAKWLTDTSYGIARNGITSKAKETCDALMRCEYEKENTKAFECYSKTAPEQSVILNTIGNNATDLNKQLIAELALIDFDLDVCQTTAERVYKEDSADSFEELNACLENDNWSQPTTTVSN; translated from the exons ATGTTCTTCAAAACTTCGACTCTCCTGCTGGCCCTCGTCGCCTTGGCCGCCGCAGCACCCATCTCTGGCATCGCTCCTTCAGCAAGCCTCATCGACTTCATGATGAATTCGAAGAGTCTGCGAACAGCCACCACCCTCAACATGCACTGCTTCGACTGGTACCTGCCCATCCTGAAGGGACACTCTGACCAGTATGAGGAGAACTACAAGATCTGCTCCGAAAAGTTCAATGCCGCCAAATGGTTGACCGACACCAGTTATGGCATCGCCCGCAATGGAATCACCTCCAAGGCCAAGGAGACCTGCGACGCCCTGATGCGTTGCGAGTACGAGAAGGAAAACACAAAGGCCTTCGAGTGCTATTCCAAGACC GCTCCCGAGCAGTCTGTTATTCTGAATACCATCGGCAATAACGCGACTGACCTCAACAAACAGCTCATCGCGGAGCTAGCTCTCATTGACTTCGATCTCGATGTCTGCCAAACCACGGCCGAGAGGGTATACAAGGAGGACTCTGCCGACAGCTTTGAGGAGCTGAATGCCTGCTTGGAGAACGATAACTGGTCCCAACCCACCACCACTGTGTCCAATTGA